From one Lemur catta isolate mLemCat1 chromosome 5, mLemCat1.pri, whole genome shotgun sequence genomic stretch:
- the LOC123638931 gene encoding tripartite motif-containing protein 60-like → MEFVADLRAEASCPICLDYLKDPVTISCGHNFCGSCIRMSWKDLDNSFPCPSCHFCCPERKFISNQQLSNLTEIAKLLQVRRSKRKRQEESLVCEKHNQVLTFFCENDLEVLCLQCSSSTDHQHHRVWSIEKATPFHRKNLECYIASWKESVELFEKVLTMQTRKSLELKKKVKHRREEIKSEFEQLRLFLQNQQETVLRQLQDEEMDVLAKLNENQTKFSDHGSSLKHLLKETERKYVKSEMELLADIKSIYHKYKNLKCPEPFSFTLKEYGYHLPPQYSGLSKIIKQFQVDVIFDPETAHRKLIVSEDRKTVRYGNTMQNLPPNPGRFYLCPAVLGSNGYQSGRHYWEVEVKDKPEWVMGVCDNSLPRRKKSQNQPMLVKNGLWGIGRFSESNYIALGPRKINILPKVVPSKIGIFLDFEMSEVSFYNLNDKCLLCTFNDHFTGRLWPYFYTGTDSKPLKICTVTDSE, encoded by the coding sequence ATGGAGTTTGTGGCAGACCTGCGAGCAGAGGCTAGCTGTCCCATCTGTCTGGACTACTTGAAAGACCCAGTGACCATCAGCTGTGGGCATAACTTCTGTGGCTCCTGCATCCGTATGTCTTGGAAGGATCTAGATAATAGTTTCCCCTGCCCTTCTTGCCACTTCTGCTGTCCAGAAAGGAAATTCATAAGCAATCAACAGCTGAGTAATTTGACTGAGATTGCTAAGCTACTCCAGGTAAGAAGAAGCAAGAGGAAGCGGCAGGAAGAGTCTCTTGTATGTGAGAAGCACAATCAGGTTCTGACCTTTTTCTGTGAAAATGACCTGGAGGTTTTATGTCTGCAGTGCAGTTCCTCCACTGACCACCAGCATCACCGTGTTTGGTCCATAGAAAAGGCTACACCCTTTCATAGGAAAAATCTGGAGTGTTACATTGCATCGTGGAAGGAGAGTGTGGAACTATTTGAAAAAGTGCTAACTATGCAAACCAGAAAATCACTGGAActgaaaaaaaaggtaaaacataGGAGGGAAGAAATAAAGTCTGAATTTGAGCAACTCAGGTTGTTTCTCCAAAATCAACAGGAGACTGTTCTTAGGCAATTACAAGATGAAGAGATGGATGTTttagcaaaactaaatgaaaaccaaacaaaattttCAGATCATGGCTCCTCATTAAAACATCTATTAAAGGAGACAGAGCGCAAATATGTGAAgtcagaaatggaattactgGCAGATATTAAGAGTATCTAtcacaaatataaaaacttaaaatgccCTGAACCATTTTCATTCACATTAAAAGAATATGGTTACCATCTTCCTCCACAATATTCTGGCCTTAGCAAAATTATCAAGCAATTTCAAGTAGATGTAATTTTTGACCCTGAAACAGCACATCGTAAACTTATTGTCTCAGAAGATAGAAAAACTGTGCGATATGGAAATACAATGCAAAACTTACCTCCTAACCCAGGAAGATTTTATCTCTGCCCAGCTGTTCTGGGTTCTAATGGATATCAATCTGGCAGGCATTACTGGGAAGTAGAAGTGAAAGACAAGCCTGAATGGGTTATGGGTGTCTGTGATAACTCTCTTCCTAGAAGGAAGAAGAGTCAGAATCAACCCATGTTAGTAAAGAATGGATTATGGGGAATTGGGCGATTTAGTGAGAGTAATTATATTGCATTGGGTCCTAGGAAAATTAATATTCTGCCAAAAGTAGTACCTAGTAAGATTGGCATTTTTTTAGACTTTGAAATGAGTGAGGTTTCCTTTTACAATTTGAATGATAAATGTCTTCTGTGTACTTTCAATGACCATTTCACAGGAAGACTTTGGCCTTATTTCTATACTGGAACTGACTCAAAACCTCTTAAAATCTGTACAGTTACAGATTCTGAATGA